AATCGCGAAAGAGCTTGACGAAGAGGTGCTTAAACGATTCAACGACTATGAGATTACCGTTGGCGTGCTCCCGGGAGAGGGGTATATCTTAGAGTGGTTCTTCTCCTCAAAGGAGGATATGGGTTCAAAAATCTTGGAGTTCAGCAGGTACGTTGAGAAAATCCTTGTTGAGTACTTTGATCCGACCTTCAAGGAGCTTAACGACAGAAATTCCAGGATGGCTTTCCAGAGAATGGTGAAAAAAGACGGGAGCGGCTACAGATCAATACTTGAGTTTTAAAGCCTCATTAGGATGAGTGGGCAGTACTCAAGTCCGTCTATTTCACCAGTAGCTTGATACTCAAGTGCTCTACAGTCATGGCAGATGTACTTGAATGGGCAGCTGGAACATGCGGGTATGTTATCCTTGGTCATTCTCCAGAAGGCCCTGAGGCGTTTTCTGCGGGTTACCTTCCTGAGGCTCTCTTTTTTCAGATCGCCAACGATGTAGTTTCTGAGTAATGGACATGGCAGTACGTAGCCATCGGCCGTAACCGCGACTGTTCCAGCGAGACAGTCGTGGTACTCCTCCGTGGTCGGGTTCAGTATGCGTCTGACTTCTATGGTGTTAAAGCTGATTTTTTTAACGGAACCTGGATATAATACGTCCACGTATAGCTCCCCTGGAAAGCTCTCTCTTGTAACATCCTCTAGGTAGTCTGGATCCACAACAGCCAGAACTCCGTGAAGCCATGGATAGCCGGACAGTTCCTCTGGTCCGACGTCAGGGTACTTTATCTCGGCTATGAAGCGAATCTCTTCTGCTGGCGTAATCTTTGGAATGTCTTCGAACCTAACAACCGCATAAACTTCAGGGATTTCTATTTCAGATGCAAAGTTAGCCAGCGCCATCAGAGGTTCAATGCTATCGTAGTTGGTTAGCCAGAGCTCCTTACCGCCCATTTTCCTGAACTCGAGTATAGCCCTTTTGAATTCCTCCAGGCTCAAAGGCTCCCTTCTGAGGATGAACCGGTTGTTTCCTATGCACCCAATTGACCTCGGAATTCCGGTAACCTCTGAAAATTTTCCCTTTCCTGCGCCAAGTTGGAGGATGAGCCTCTCTATCTTCCCCCTGTGCTTCTTATTGCTCCATGGAGGTTTGCCAATGATTACGTTCTTGACTT
This sequence is a window from Thermococcus kodakarensis KOD1. Protein-coding genes within it:
- a CDS encoding SPASM domain-containing protein, encoding MERVESIATPISMTNKVKNVIIGKPPWSNKKHRGKIERLILQLGAGKGKFSEVTGIPRSIGCIGNNRFILRREPLSLEEFKRAILEFRKMGGKELWLTNYDSIEPLMALANFASEIEIPEVYAVVRFEDIPKITPAEEIRFIAEIKYPDVGPEELSGYPWLHGVLAVVDPDYLEDVTRESFPGELYVDVLYPGSVKKISFNTIEVRRILNPTTEEYHDCLAGTVAVTADGYVLPCPLLRNYIVGDLKKESLRKVTRRKRLRAFWRMTKDNIPACSSCPFKYICHDCRALEYQATGEIDGLEYCPLILMRL